The Solanum pennellii chromosome 7, SPENNV200 DNA segment NNNNNNNNNNNNNNNNNNNNNNNNNNNNNNNNNNNNNNNNNNNNNNNNNNNNNNNNNNNNNNNNNNNNNNNNNNNNNNNNNNNNNNNNNNNNNNNNNNNNNNNNNNNNNNNNNNNNNNNNNNNNNNNNNNNNNNNNNNNNNNNNNNNNNNNNNNNNNNNNNNNNNNNNNNNNNNNNNNNNNNNNNNNNNNNNNNNNNNNNNNNNNNNNNNNNNNNNNNNNNNNNNNNNNNNNNNNNNNNNNNNNNNNNNNNNNNNNNNNNNNNNNNNNNNNNNNNNNNNNNNNNNNNNNNNNNNNNNNNNNNNNNNNNNNNNNNNNNNNNNNNNNNNNNNNNNNNNNNNNNNNNNNNNNNNNNNNNNNNNNNNNNNNNNNNNNNNNNNNNNNNNNNNNNNNNNNNNNNNNNNNNNNNNNNNNNNNNNNNNNNNNNNNNNNNNNNNNNNNNNNNNNNNACGTTCGTGGTTCCTAAATCCTTTCTTTTCGTGAAATAGTTTCCACAAGAGGtaatactaattttattttgtagtaattttatgTCATGATAATGCGAGAATGGATTGTAATATATATTGAGGTTGTTAAATTTTGCATGCACTTaaaccattaatatttattgatgttattatatgaagtatgttcaaATGTTCATATCAGCTTTATGTTTAGATCTTTTGTATAGTTATATTTAGTGTGAAATTATCATAAcaaatcatgatttattttatattttaataacccatactttattttatatttaagtaaaattattgtccaagtcatggatttttaatatttaatttataatgataacatgtttagctattatgtaaatatattaattttagttagtagAATTTTTGTTTAATGTTAGTGacgtaaaaaatataataataataataataaaaagaaaaagggaaaagttaaaaaaaaataaattgtgaaaaagaacatactaaaaaaagagggaaaagagaaaacaaaaaaaaataatagaaaagaagtataaaaataatataaaaaaattcaattgaggaggaaagaaattttttttttttttttttgaaagtttctttgtccaaacaaaaaaaaaattaagttgaaataaaaaaaaacaaataaaaccttgaaagtataaaaaataataataacaataaaataataataatagcaaaaGATGAgaaggtaaaaagaaaaaaaatgtaaaaaatagaataaaaaataaaaataataataataacaaaagaaaaaaaagaaaaatgtaaaaaaaaatagaataaaaaataaaaataataataataacaaaagaaaaagtaaaaataaagaatatcttattttattctgctttgtttgatttaatttatatgcgtatatatattatttttttttaattaaagggcatagattaataaaataaggtagttttaatatatttaaataaatcaaagaatgagGGTAAATACAGTTgtcttaataatataatattcaaaaaatagttAAGTCATAGAAGTCCATAAAgtgaccgtgctagaaccacgggactcgagggatgcctaataccttcccctcggtcaatagaattccttacccgaactggttcgcagaccaaacaaagagtcacttccttttgattagggatgtaaataaggtgacttggaacaccgtaactcaattccaagtggcgactctaaaaaaaataaaataatcccttaatcaataacgtcacttaaattggaaaaacccttacgccgccgcgcgaaaaaggggtgtgacaaaTACTACTGATGCTAGAAGGAAAACTTGAAGGAAGATTTGAATCTGGAATAGTAGTGACTCTAGAAGGAACAACTGGTGTAGTTGAAGATGAAGACAACATGTCGTAGAGAAGAAATTAGATGGATTTCTGGTTATCTGATACCATGAGAATGTATTTGTgaatagcagaagaaaattaACGAGCCTGGATTTGTATtactgtatatatatatatatatatatatatatatatatatataatcatgtaCAGATATACTTACAGATAAGTAAGAGGCCTAACAAGATTCTTAGAGTCCTAACAAAATTCCTAATAAGATTCTAAGAGTCCTCATATGAATTATTACCGACAGAATATGAATTATAGGAGACATGGTAAGTACCACCATTACCTAACTGTAGTTGTCCAGTTGCACTAATGCGTGTATTATGGTTGCTAGAGTTGATTTGTGGTTGCTGCCCGCGACCACCAAAGCCACGACCTTTGCCACCACGGACACGACTTCTGTAAGAAGATCGACCTCGGCCACGACCTGAATCAAATTGAGAGCCAGAGTCTTGAGTAGGTGTAGAACAAAATGTGCAGCAAATGCTTGATGCGTAATTGGCGAGTCAAGTTCCTTGAAACGCTGCAACATTTGCTCATGAAGTAAAAGTTTTGTGCGAAGCTCTTCAAGCTATAAGTGACCAGGAAAATATGTAATGATGCCAACCAAGGTGTCATACTCTTTTCCAAGGTCAAGTAAAACATGATCAATGAAATCCTGAGAAGGGGGGCTAGTGAATTAATTGCTCCAAGAGAAAATCATGTTTCTATTGTTGATGATTTCATTAAGTGTCTTTCACGTCAATTTTCCATGAAAGATCTTGCTGATCTCCATTACTTTTTTGGTGTCCATGCTACCCGTCACGTCAATTTGccatgaaagatcttggtgatcTCCATTACTTTCTTGGTGTCCATGCTACCTGTACATCTACTGGCTTTCATCTATCTTAGCAGAaatatgtatcttatttattgTTTAAGTTTCATATGCATACTTGCAAGCCCATTTATAACCCTTTTGCTTCTCGAACTTCCCTTTCACTTGTGGATGGTGAGTTGCTTTCATATTCTATAGAATATCGAATCATGGTAGGTGCACTTCAATGTTCAACGTGACTCGTCCTGATATTGCTTGATGTTGTAAGTGTTGTCTCGCAATTGATGCATGCTCCTCGTACCACTCATCTGCACTCGATGAAACGTATTTTTAGGTACTTGCAAGGTACTATTACACATGGTCTTTTTCTTAGCGCATCATCATCCACGTCTACAATGGTGGCCTATTCTGATGTTGATTAGGCTGGCTGCCCAGATAGTCGACGTTCCACTACGGGATTGGCAATAATTTTTGGGCTATAATCTTATCTCTTGACTTGCGAAGAAGCAACCTACTATCTCTAGATCTTCTACTGAGGTCGAGTATAAAGTTATTGCCTACATTGTTGCTTACCAACATCTGGTAAAATTCATAGTATTACAAGTTTACAACATAGTGTATCTAAGTAATTAGATTATATCAATTTATAAACGTCCCTTGAATAAAAGTTTTGGCCCATAAACAGACCCTAGGCTCGACCCCAATCAAACATCAAAGGTCAATAGCTTATATAAGCCGAGCATACAAGTCCTAATTTTAAATGACTTACAAAATTATATCCCAACCCTATCCCAATCATAGTTTTGATAGGGCTGTCTCTATCTGATAAGTCAAAATAGTCCATTTTGACAGCTCTAATCATAACTAAACAACTTTTAGTGACAACTTCCCTCTCTAATCATAACTAAACAACTTTAGTGACAACTTCCCTTTGTTCCATCATAATAAGCTTCCAATTGTGGTGTCGCCGACTATCTTCAGGTATGACATTTCTTTATCTTCTCATGATCTTTCTGCATCTCCTGAACGATTACGCATATTCAAGTGTTCTGGTTGTAACTTGGAAAATTTCTTCTCACACAATCAATGGCATATTATAGTATTACCCTTCTATCTGCTTCCTCGTTGGATAAgcatttatcaatataagaaaTGAAatggcttttttttttctctagatTATCAAAATGACATTTCATAATGACACCATATCACTCTCCTCTTTTTTTGCTtagttttcattttaatttttaaacaagAACAGTTATTCTCTCAAGGGTCGTTTGATCACAAAATAAGAATATCTCTTGAATTaagaaatttcataatttaaaatatagttgtttcattttctatagttatattcatcaatttagtataaaatgatttaatttatccCTTATCCGATTAAGAAAGACAAATCATTCAGAAAAATTCTACTTAGCATCCGAATTTTAAATCTACTTATTACTATTGCTGGTAttagttatattatattattgtcaTAAAAATGCCATAATTGAAGAACGGATAATATATAGGTAGTTAGGTAACCCTATACTTTCAGTTTATAAGGCATCTAAGAGGCCAGCATTTAACCGCTCAACCaaatatgaatgaaaattttaatcaaaacaaGTAAATATTGCAAACACTGATATACCTTTACACTCTTGAGTAACTAACAAAAATTCTGGgctttgaacctttttaacagAAGTGGTTTGGCAACTATACTTGCAacatgttaggaaacaaaacTTCTCATTCCATGAAGCAAACATTTTCAACAATATTCACCAGAGGGGGACATCCCTTAATTACTAATGACATCCGTATCATACATGCAACTCATAACGATATTGATGCTACTATACTTTCTTCTATGACTGAGAAATCGCAAGTCCAAACAATATTAACAGTACTCTAAACAGCACTTGGTATAATTTGAAAGTACATATCGAAACAACAAAATTGCAATCACTCAATATCAGGAAGAGGGAAGTACTTCTCCTAAAGCttggaaataacaaaatagaATGTAGCAGGAGACAGGTAGCAAGATGTAATTGACTTACATCACGCTGTTTAATACTGACTATTCTTCTATGCTTCGGAAACTTGAACATCCCTCACTTCAATTTTAAGAGAGAGTTCACCATATGAAGCAACACATaaacaataagaataaaaaaaactgAGAAGTGCACCTCTGAGGAAACATTTCCACAAGACGGACggaattttgataattaaatgTTGCAATCCAACCATCAAGCAAACTAGATAAGAAACCAGTTTACTTAAATCACTAAAGGACTTTGGATTGATATCATTCTATGCTTTCCTTGACACGTCCATCGGACATTAATGGTCAATGCACGCAACGCCtcagaaagcaatatatattaCCAATTCAAATTTACTAGTCACAGCTTATGAGTATTCATTACAACAACATACCACATGTAATACCACAACATACACCTGTACACTGGTAAAAGACCTACAACAATCTTGAATTGCAACCACCATACACCAATATAAAGGTAACAAACTAGAAGCACTTATCAAAGATCATACTACTAATTTGGTATTTATCAAATACTGATCATAAAACTCTAAACAGCACTTGCTATAATCTGAAAGTAAATATCAGAACAACTAAACTGCATTCATTCAATCtcatgaagaagaaagaatttTCCTAAAGCTTGGAAATGACAAAATAGGATGTAGCAGGAGACAGGTAGCAAAATGCAATTGAAATACACCATGCTGTTTGATACTGACTATTCATTTATGCTTCGGAAACTTGAACATCCCTCACTTAAATTTTAAGAGAGAGTTCACCATATGAAGCAACACACAATCATTAAGAACAAAAACTAAAGTCACTTCTAAGGAAACAGTTACACAAGACACAGACGAATTTTGATCATGTTGCAATCCAACTATCAAGCAAACTAGACAAGAAAACAGTTCACTTAACTCACTATAGGACTTCGGATTGACATCATTATATGCTTTCCTTGACACATCCATCGAATATTAATAGGTCAATGCACGCAACGCCTCAGAAAGCAATATAtgttacaaatttaaattctcTAGAGTCACAGCTTATGTGTTTTCACTACAACAACAGCATACCCTATGTAATACCACAACATACACGTACGTAAAGACCAAAAACAATCTTAAATTGTAACCACCATACACCAATATAGTGATAACAAACTAGCTGCACTTATCAAAGATCATACTACTAATTTGGGATTTGTAGTCATGTTAGGTATAcactcatttcattataataattacaatattaatcACAAAAGCATAGATATAGAAAACATTAGCAATTCGAACAATGGTTAAAGATAAAACCAGATCTATCATTTCATATTAAAAGTTGtttgaacaagaaaaaacaGAGCAAATATTCTGAATATCCAGAACAGAAAATTACCAAATTAAGAGCAAACCACTCAAAATCTAAGCTTAGTGAAGAACCAGCGATTTTTCCCAGTTTTGAATCGCTCTTCAAACTTAGCTTTAGCCTCCTTAGCAGCAGTAACCTTCTTATCACGTGACTGAAGGCAATCGACTGTAACGGCTTCCTTCAAATCAACATCCAGTGTGTAACGAGTAGGCATGATGTGGTTGTAATTGACAAGCTTGATGAAAGTCTTGACGCGTGACTTCTTCGCCTGCTTTTTCGCAGAGTCCTTACGGATCACTTTCTTCGGGTACTTAGCTACACCGGCGACTAAACAATGTCCGTATGGCCTGTCACGTGTCCCATCGTCGAATGCTCGAACAATCACCGCTTTCCTCCCGGCGTACTTGCCTTGGAGAACCACTACGGCTTTGTTTGGCTTAAGGAATTTCACCATTTTTCTGCACTTGGTATGACTGACGATGGATGAAACCCTAACTAGGTTTTCCTTCGTTTATATAGGACAGAGAGATTGGCTTTGCTAAAGGGCTTTTGGGCCTTGGGTTTACATTTTGGGCTTCGATCTTATAACAACAGAAAAtgtaaaaaggagaaaaaaccACACCACTTATATTTGGTTGCAATCATTTAAAAATAGTGACTTCAAATATATTTGTTGTACAAAGCTATGTTTTAAATAGGTATATAGAAATTGAAATATAATGCTTtaagaaatttcaaatataaaaggTAAGTTTAAATAATcgattgaaaaataatttcacgTTATCATTATGGTAAAATGAGTTTGTTACATTTATTGTTCTTGACGATTGGagtttgttttatatatatgaaattttaactTTCAAATGTTTAACTTATTTGGAGAAGATTTGGGTATTGAATTGTTGAATtccaagaaaaaaacaaaattgattaaaaagaaTCAGACACATATGACttaaattttagtcaaattttacatacatgaaaaaataacatttagtCACTTTTtacttcaataaaaatatttgaaattagtaTTACGATCGAATTTCTTGTTGAGTTGTGACGGACATTTAATTCCTTAATTTAACCGTGCGaatcattttgatattttgtccTTAAAATATAAAACAGGGAAAAGGTCATGATCATATCCCTTGTtataaaagtgactcatatatatccTTATCGTTATACAAATGGTCACATATGTCCTCCTTCGTTTAgcgaaaatgaaaatttttgttttgaatttattcttttgactttaaaattttaaaaagttcatGTGGGGGTATATATGATCCTTCTAGCAAAATTCAAgttatattttaatctttttcacacataaat contains these protein-coding regions:
- the LOC107024021 gene encoding 60S ribosomal protein L27-3, encoding MVKFLKPNKAVVVLQGKYAGRKAVIVRAFDDGTRDRPYGHCLVAGVAKYPKKVIRKDSAKKQAKKSRVKTFIKLVNYNHIMPTRYTLDVDLKEAVTVDCLQSRDKKVTAAKEAKAKFEERFKTGKNRWFFTKLRF